The following proteins come from a genomic window of Ovis canadensis isolate MfBH-ARS-UI-01 breed Bighorn chromosome 22, ARS-UI_OviCan_v2, whole genome shotgun sequence:
- the NFKB2 gene encoding nuclear factor NF-kappa-B p100 subunit isoform X5, whose amino-acid sequence MASLNMMISNSTRPLWSPRSQPQRQRGFRFRYGCEGPSHGGLPGASSEKGRKTYPTVKICNYEGPAKIEVDLVTHSDPPRAHAHSLVGKQCSELGVCAVSVGPKDMTAQFNNLGVLHVTKKNMMEIMIQKLQRQRLRSRPQGLTEAERRELEQEAKELKKVMDLSIVRLRFSAFLRASDGSFSLPLKPVISQPIHDSKSPGASNLKISRMDKTAGSVRGGDEVYLLCDKVQKDSVFPVDDIEVRFYEDDENGWQAFGDFSPTDVHKQYAIVFRTPPYHKMKIERPVTVFLQLKRKRGGDVSDSKQFTYYPLVEDKEEVQRKRRKALPTFSQPFGGGSHMGGGSGGSAGGYGGAGGGGGSLGFFPSSLAYSPYQSGAAPIGCYPGGGGGAQMAAETPSVDAGEEAAEPSAPPGTPEREQQAPELLHRAREYNARLFGLAQRSARALLDYGVTADARSLLAGQRHLLTAQDENGDTPLHLAIIHGQTTVIEQIAHVIYHAPHLGVVNITNHLHQTPLHLAVITGQTKVVSFLLQVGADPALLDRHGDSAVHLALRAGASAPDMLCTLLRSGVPAMPQLLHVPDFEGLYPVHLAVRARSPECLDLLVENGAEVEAAERQGGRTALHLATEMEELGLVTHLVTKLRANVNARTFAGNTPLHLAAGLGSPTLTRLLLKAGADVHAENEEPLCPLPSPPTSGSDSDSESPERDTRGSFRGHTPLDLTRSSKVKTLLLNAAQDTMAPPLTPPSPAGPEIPLEDTVLQNLEHLLDGPGAQGSWAELAERLGLRSLVDTYRRTASPSGSLLRSYQLAGGDLAGLLNALSDMGLEEGVRLLKGPETQEKLPSTAEVKEDSAYGSQSVEQETEKLGPPPEPPGGLCHGRPQPQVH is encoded by the exons atggcatcattgaataTGATGATTTCAAATTCAACCCGTCCATTGTGGAGCCCAAGGAGCCAGCCCCAGAGACAG CGAGGCTTCCGATTTCGATATGGCTGTGAAGGCCCTTCCCATGGAGGACTGCCAGGTGCCTCTAGCGAGAAGGGCCGGAAGACTTATCCCACGGTCAAG ATCTGTAACTACGAGGGACCTGCCAAGATTGAGGTGGACCTGGTAACACACAGTGACCCACCTCGTGCCCATGCTCACAGTCTGGTGGGCAAACAGTGCTCGGAGCTGGGGGTCTGCGCAGTGTCTGTGGGGCCCAAGGACATGACTGCCCA ATTTAACAACCTGGGTGTCCTCCATGTGACTAAAAAGAACATGATGGAGATTATGATACAAAAACTTCAGAGGCAGCGTCTTCGCTCCAGGCCCCAGGGCCTTACGG AGGCTGAGCGTCGAGAGTTGGAGCAGGAGGCCAAGGAACTGAAGAAGGTGATGGATCTGAGCATTGTGCGACTGCGCTTTTCTGCCTTCCTTCGAGCCAGTGATGGCTCCTTCTCTCTGCCCCTGAAGCCAGTTATCTCCCAGCCCATACATGACAGCA AGTCTCCTGGAGCCTCAAACCTGAAGATTTCTCGAATGGACAAGACAGCTGGCTCTGTGCGGGGTGGAGATGAGGTTTATCTGCTCTGTGACAAGGTGCAGAAAG ATTCAGTTTTCCCTGTAGATGACATCGAGGTTCGGTTCTACGAGGATGATGAGAATGGATGGCAAGCCTTTGGGGACTTCTCTCCCACAGATGTTCACAAACAG TATGCCATTGTGTTCCGGACACCTCCCTATCACAAGATGAAGATTGAGCGTCCTGTAACCGTGTTCCTGCAACTGAAACGCAAGCGTGGGGGGGATGTCTCTGACTCCAAACAGTTCACCTATTATCCTCTGGTAGAAG ACAAGGAGGAGGTGCAGCGGAAGCGGAGGAAAGCCTTGCCCACCTTCTCCCAGCCCTTTGGGGGTGGCTCCCACATGGGTGGAGGCTCTGGGGGCTCGGCTGGGGGTTatggaggagctggaggaggag GTGGCAGCCTCGGCTTTTTCCCCTCCTCCTTGGCCTACAGCCCCTACCAGTCGGGCGCGGCCCCCATAGGCTGCTACccgggaggagggggtggggcccAGATGGCCGCCGAGACGCCTAGTGTGGATGCTGGGGAGGAAGCAGCAGAGCCGAGCGCGCCCCCCGGGACGCCCGAGCGCGAACAGCAAGCCCCGGAGCTGCTGCATCGAG CCCGGGAGTACAACGCACGGCTGTTCGGCCTGGCGCAGCGCAGCGCTCGAGCCTTGCTGGACTACGGCGTCACGGCGGATGCGCGCTCGCTGCTGGCGGGACAGCGCCACCTGCTGACGGCACAGGATGAGAACGGAGACAC GCCGCTGCACTTGGCCATCATCCACGGGCAGACCACCGTCATTGAGCAAATAGCCCACGTCATCTACCACGCCCCACACCTCGGCGTGGTTAATATCACCAATCATTTGCACCAG ACGCCCCTGCACCTGGCAGTGATCACAGGGCAGACGAAGGTGGTGAGCTTCCTGCTGCAGGTGGGCGCAGACCCAGCACTGCTGGATCGGCATGGAGACTCAGCAGTGCACCTGGCACTCCGGGCAGGTGCCAGCGCCCCCGACATGCTGTGCACCCTGCTGCGGAGTGGGGTTCCTGCCATGCCCCAACTGCTGCATGTGCCCGACTTCGAAG GGCTATACCCAGTCCACCTGGCAGTCCGTGCCCGAAGCCCCGAGTGCCTCGATCTGCTGGTGGAGAATGGGGCTGAAGTGGAGGCTGCAGAGCGTCAGGGGGGCCGGACAGCCCTGCATCTAGCCACAGAGATGGAGGAGCTGGGGTTGGTCACCCATCTCGTTACCAAG CTCCGGGCCAACGTGAATGCCCGAACGTTTGCGGGAAACACACCCCTACATCTGGCAGCTGGACTGGGATCCCCAACCCTCACCCGCCTCCTTCTGAAGGCTG GTGCTGACGTCCACGCAGAGAACGAGGAGCCCCTGTGCCCACTGCCTTCGCCTCCCACCTCTGGTAGTGACTCAGATTCTGAGAGCCCTGAGAGGGACACTCGAGGCAGCTTCCGGGGCCACACACCTCTTGACCTCACTCGCAGTAGCAAG GTGAAGACCTTGCTGCTAAACGCTGCTCAGGACACCATGGCGCCGCCGCTGACCCCGCCCAGCCCTGCAG GGCCAGAGATACCCCTTGAAGATACAGTCCTACAGAACCTGGAGCATTTGCTTGACGGGCCAGGAGCCCAGGGCAGCTGGGCGGAGCTGGCAGAACGGCTGGGGCTGCGCAGTCTGGTGGACACGTATCGAAGGACAGCCTCGCCCAGTGGCAGCCTCTTGCGCAGTTACCAG cTGGCTGGTGGCGACTTGGCAGGCCTGCTGAATGCCCTGTCTGACAtgggcctggaggagggggtgaggCTGCTGAAGGGTCCAGAGACCCAGGAAAAGCTGCCCAGCACAG CAGAGGTGAAGGAGGACAGTGCCTATGGGAGCCAGTCGGTGGAACAGGAAACAGAGAAGCTGGGCCCACCCCCTGAGCCGCCAGGAGGGCTCTGCCACGGGCGCCCCCAGCCTCAGGTGCACTGA
- the NFKB2 gene encoding nuclear factor NF-kappa-B p100 subunit isoform X7, whose protein sequence is MASLNMMISNSTRPLWSPRSQPQRQRGFRFRYGCEGPSHGGLPGASSEKGRKTYPTVKICNYEGPAKIEVDLVTHSDPPRAHAHSLVGKQCSELGVCAVSVGPKDMTAQFNNLGVLHVTKKNMMEIMIQKLQRQRLRSRPQGLTEAERRELEQEAKELKKVMDLSIVRLRFSAFLRASDGSFSLPLKPVISQPIHDSKSPGASNLKISRMDKTAGSVRGGDEVYLLCDKVQKDDIEVRFYEDDENGWQAFGDFSPTDVHKQYAIVFRTPPYHKMKIERPVTVFLQLKRKRGGDVSDSKQFTYYPLVEDKEEVQRKRRKALPTFSQPFGGGSHMGGGSGGSAGGYGGAGGGGGSLGFFPSSLAYSPYQSGAAPIGCYPGGGGGAQMAAETPSVDAGEEAAEPSAPPGTPEREQQAPELLHRAREYNARLFGLAQRSARALLDYGVTADARSLLAGQRHLLTAQDENGDTPLHLAIIHGQTTVIEQIAHVIYHAPHLGVVNITNHLHQTPLHLAVITGQTKVVSFLLQVGADPALLDRHGDSAVHLALRAGASAPDMLCTLLRSGVPAMPQLLHVPDFEGLYPVHLAVRARSPECLDLLVENGAEVEAAERQGGRTALHLATEMEELGLVTHLVTKLRANVNARTFAGNTPLHLAAGLGSPTLTRLLLKAGADVHAENEEPLCPLPSPPTSGSDSDSESPERDTRGSFRGHTPLDLTRSSKVKTLLLNAAQDTMAPPLTPPSPAGPEIPLEDTVLQNLEHLLDGPGAQGSWAELAERLGLRSLVDTYRRTASPSGSLLRSYQLAGGDLAGLLNALSDMGLEEGVRLLKGPETQEKLPSTEVKEDSAYGSQSVEQETEKLGPPPEPPGGLCHGRPQPQVH, encoded by the exons atggcatcattgaataTGATGATTTCAAATTCAACCCGTCCATTGTGGAGCCCAAGGAGCCAGCCCCAGAGACAG CGAGGCTTCCGATTTCGATATGGCTGTGAAGGCCCTTCCCATGGAGGACTGCCAGGTGCCTCTAGCGAGAAGGGCCGGAAGACTTATCCCACGGTCAAG ATCTGTAACTACGAGGGACCTGCCAAGATTGAGGTGGACCTGGTAACACACAGTGACCCACCTCGTGCCCATGCTCACAGTCTGGTGGGCAAACAGTGCTCGGAGCTGGGGGTCTGCGCAGTGTCTGTGGGGCCCAAGGACATGACTGCCCA ATTTAACAACCTGGGTGTCCTCCATGTGACTAAAAAGAACATGATGGAGATTATGATACAAAAACTTCAGAGGCAGCGTCTTCGCTCCAGGCCCCAGGGCCTTACGG AGGCTGAGCGTCGAGAGTTGGAGCAGGAGGCCAAGGAACTGAAGAAGGTGATGGATCTGAGCATTGTGCGACTGCGCTTTTCTGCCTTCCTTCGAGCCAGTGATGGCTCCTTCTCTCTGCCCCTGAAGCCAGTTATCTCCCAGCCCATACATGACAGCA AGTCTCCTGGAGCCTCAAACCTGAAGATTTCTCGAATGGACAAGACAGCTGGCTCTGTGCGGGGTGGAGATGAGGTTTATCTGCTCTGTGACAAGGTGCAGAAAG ATGACATCGAGGTTCGGTTCTACGAGGATGATGAGAATGGATGGCAAGCCTTTGGGGACTTCTCTCCCACAGATGTTCACAAACAG TATGCCATTGTGTTCCGGACACCTCCCTATCACAAGATGAAGATTGAGCGTCCTGTAACCGTGTTCCTGCAACTGAAACGCAAGCGTGGGGGGGATGTCTCTGACTCCAAACAGTTCACCTATTATCCTCTGGTAGAAG ACAAGGAGGAGGTGCAGCGGAAGCGGAGGAAAGCCTTGCCCACCTTCTCCCAGCCCTTTGGGGGTGGCTCCCACATGGGTGGAGGCTCTGGGGGCTCGGCTGGGGGTTatggaggagctggaggaggag GTGGCAGCCTCGGCTTTTTCCCCTCCTCCTTGGCCTACAGCCCCTACCAGTCGGGCGCGGCCCCCATAGGCTGCTACccgggaggagggggtggggcccAGATGGCCGCCGAGACGCCTAGTGTGGATGCTGGGGAGGAAGCAGCAGAGCCGAGCGCGCCCCCCGGGACGCCCGAGCGCGAACAGCAAGCCCCGGAGCTGCTGCATCGAG CCCGGGAGTACAACGCACGGCTGTTCGGCCTGGCGCAGCGCAGCGCTCGAGCCTTGCTGGACTACGGCGTCACGGCGGATGCGCGCTCGCTGCTGGCGGGACAGCGCCACCTGCTGACGGCACAGGATGAGAACGGAGACAC GCCGCTGCACTTGGCCATCATCCACGGGCAGACCACCGTCATTGAGCAAATAGCCCACGTCATCTACCACGCCCCACACCTCGGCGTGGTTAATATCACCAATCATTTGCACCAG ACGCCCCTGCACCTGGCAGTGATCACAGGGCAGACGAAGGTGGTGAGCTTCCTGCTGCAGGTGGGCGCAGACCCAGCACTGCTGGATCGGCATGGAGACTCAGCAGTGCACCTGGCACTCCGGGCAGGTGCCAGCGCCCCCGACATGCTGTGCACCCTGCTGCGGAGTGGGGTTCCTGCCATGCCCCAACTGCTGCATGTGCCCGACTTCGAAG GGCTATACCCAGTCCACCTGGCAGTCCGTGCCCGAAGCCCCGAGTGCCTCGATCTGCTGGTGGAGAATGGGGCTGAAGTGGAGGCTGCAGAGCGTCAGGGGGGCCGGACAGCCCTGCATCTAGCCACAGAGATGGAGGAGCTGGGGTTGGTCACCCATCTCGTTACCAAG CTCCGGGCCAACGTGAATGCCCGAACGTTTGCGGGAAACACACCCCTACATCTGGCAGCTGGACTGGGATCCCCAACCCTCACCCGCCTCCTTCTGAAGGCTG GTGCTGACGTCCACGCAGAGAACGAGGAGCCCCTGTGCCCACTGCCTTCGCCTCCCACCTCTGGTAGTGACTCAGATTCTGAGAGCCCTGAGAGGGACACTCGAGGCAGCTTCCGGGGCCACACACCTCTTGACCTCACTCGCAGTAGCAAG GTGAAGACCTTGCTGCTAAACGCTGCTCAGGACACCATGGCGCCGCCGCTGACCCCGCCCAGCCCTGCAG GGCCAGAGATACCCCTTGAAGATACAGTCCTACAGAACCTGGAGCATTTGCTTGACGGGCCAGGAGCCCAGGGCAGCTGGGCGGAGCTGGCAGAACGGCTGGGGCTGCGCAGTCTGGTGGACACGTATCGAAGGACAGCCTCGCCCAGTGGCAGCCTCTTGCGCAGTTACCAG cTGGCTGGTGGCGACTTGGCAGGCCTGCTGAATGCCCTGTCTGACAtgggcctggaggagggggtgaggCTGCTGAAGGGTCCAGAGACCCAGGAAAAGCTGCCCAGCACAG AGGTGAAGGAGGACAGTGCCTATGGGAGCCAGTCGGTGGAACAGGAAACAGAGAAGCTGGGCCCACCCCCTGAGCCGCCAGGAGGGCTCTGCCACGGGCGCCCCCAGCCTCAGGTGCACTGA
- the NFKB2 gene encoding nuclear factor NF-kappa-B p100 subunit isoform X6, translating to MASLNMMISNSTRPLWSPRSQPQRQRGFRFRYGCEGPSHGGLPGASSEKGRKTYPTVKICNYEGPAKIEVDLVTHSDPPRAHAHSLVGKQCSELGVCAVSVGPKDMTAQFNNLGVLHVTKKNMMEIMIQKLQRQRLRSRPQGLTEAERRELEQEAKELKKVMDLSIVRLRFSAFLRASDGSFSLPLKPVISQPIHDSKSPGASNLKISRMDKTAGSVRGGDEVYLLCDKVQKDDIEVRFYEDDENGWQAFGDFSPTDVHKQYAIVFRTPPYHKMKIERPVTVFLQLKRKRGGDVSDSKQFTYYPLVEDKEEVQRKRRKALPTFSQPFGGGSHMGGGSGGSAGGYGGAGGGGGSLGFFPSSLAYSPYQSGAAPIGCYPGGGGGAQMAAETPSVDAGEEAAEPSAPPGTPEREQQAPELLHRAREYNARLFGLAQRSARALLDYGVTADARSLLAGQRHLLTAQDENGDTPLHLAIIHGQTTVIEQIAHVIYHAPHLGVVNITNHLHQTPLHLAVITGQTKVVSFLLQVGADPALLDRHGDSAVHLALRAGASAPDMLCTLLRSGVPAMPQLLHVPDFEGLYPVHLAVRARSPECLDLLVENGAEVEAAERQGGRTALHLATEMEELGLVTHLVTKLRANVNARTFAGNTPLHLAAGLGSPTLTRLLLKAGADVHAENEEPLCPLPSPPTSGSDSDSESPERDTRGSFRGHTPLDLTRSSKVKTLLLNAAQDTMAPPLTPPSPAGPEIPLEDTVLQNLEHLLDGPGAQGSWAELAERLGLRSLVDTYRRTASPSGSLLRSYQLAGGDLAGLLNALSDMGLEEGVRLLKGPETQEKLPSTAEVKEDSAYGSQSVEQETEKLGPPPEPPGGLCHGRPQPQVH from the exons atggcatcattgaataTGATGATTTCAAATTCAACCCGTCCATTGTGGAGCCCAAGGAGCCAGCCCCAGAGACAG CGAGGCTTCCGATTTCGATATGGCTGTGAAGGCCCTTCCCATGGAGGACTGCCAGGTGCCTCTAGCGAGAAGGGCCGGAAGACTTATCCCACGGTCAAG ATCTGTAACTACGAGGGACCTGCCAAGATTGAGGTGGACCTGGTAACACACAGTGACCCACCTCGTGCCCATGCTCACAGTCTGGTGGGCAAACAGTGCTCGGAGCTGGGGGTCTGCGCAGTGTCTGTGGGGCCCAAGGACATGACTGCCCA ATTTAACAACCTGGGTGTCCTCCATGTGACTAAAAAGAACATGATGGAGATTATGATACAAAAACTTCAGAGGCAGCGTCTTCGCTCCAGGCCCCAGGGCCTTACGG AGGCTGAGCGTCGAGAGTTGGAGCAGGAGGCCAAGGAACTGAAGAAGGTGATGGATCTGAGCATTGTGCGACTGCGCTTTTCTGCCTTCCTTCGAGCCAGTGATGGCTCCTTCTCTCTGCCCCTGAAGCCAGTTATCTCCCAGCCCATACATGACAGCA AGTCTCCTGGAGCCTCAAACCTGAAGATTTCTCGAATGGACAAGACAGCTGGCTCTGTGCGGGGTGGAGATGAGGTTTATCTGCTCTGTGACAAGGTGCAGAAAG ATGACATCGAGGTTCGGTTCTACGAGGATGATGAGAATGGATGGCAAGCCTTTGGGGACTTCTCTCCCACAGATGTTCACAAACAG TATGCCATTGTGTTCCGGACACCTCCCTATCACAAGATGAAGATTGAGCGTCCTGTAACCGTGTTCCTGCAACTGAAACGCAAGCGTGGGGGGGATGTCTCTGACTCCAAACAGTTCACCTATTATCCTCTGGTAGAAG ACAAGGAGGAGGTGCAGCGGAAGCGGAGGAAAGCCTTGCCCACCTTCTCCCAGCCCTTTGGGGGTGGCTCCCACATGGGTGGAGGCTCTGGGGGCTCGGCTGGGGGTTatggaggagctggaggaggag GTGGCAGCCTCGGCTTTTTCCCCTCCTCCTTGGCCTACAGCCCCTACCAGTCGGGCGCGGCCCCCATAGGCTGCTACccgggaggagggggtggggcccAGATGGCCGCCGAGACGCCTAGTGTGGATGCTGGGGAGGAAGCAGCAGAGCCGAGCGCGCCCCCCGGGACGCCCGAGCGCGAACAGCAAGCCCCGGAGCTGCTGCATCGAG CCCGGGAGTACAACGCACGGCTGTTCGGCCTGGCGCAGCGCAGCGCTCGAGCCTTGCTGGACTACGGCGTCACGGCGGATGCGCGCTCGCTGCTGGCGGGACAGCGCCACCTGCTGACGGCACAGGATGAGAACGGAGACAC GCCGCTGCACTTGGCCATCATCCACGGGCAGACCACCGTCATTGAGCAAATAGCCCACGTCATCTACCACGCCCCACACCTCGGCGTGGTTAATATCACCAATCATTTGCACCAG ACGCCCCTGCACCTGGCAGTGATCACAGGGCAGACGAAGGTGGTGAGCTTCCTGCTGCAGGTGGGCGCAGACCCAGCACTGCTGGATCGGCATGGAGACTCAGCAGTGCACCTGGCACTCCGGGCAGGTGCCAGCGCCCCCGACATGCTGTGCACCCTGCTGCGGAGTGGGGTTCCTGCCATGCCCCAACTGCTGCATGTGCCCGACTTCGAAG GGCTATACCCAGTCCACCTGGCAGTCCGTGCCCGAAGCCCCGAGTGCCTCGATCTGCTGGTGGAGAATGGGGCTGAAGTGGAGGCTGCAGAGCGTCAGGGGGGCCGGACAGCCCTGCATCTAGCCACAGAGATGGAGGAGCTGGGGTTGGTCACCCATCTCGTTACCAAG CTCCGGGCCAACGTGAATGCCCGAACGTTTGCGGGAAACACACCCCTACATCTGGCAGCTGGACTGGGATCCCCAACCCTCACCCGCCTCCTTCTGAAGGCTG GTGCTGACGTCCACGCAGAGAACGAGGAGCCCCTGTGCCCACTGCCTTCGCCTCCCACCTCTGGTAGTGACTCAGATTCTGAGAGCCCTGAGAGGGACACTCGAGGCAGCTTCCGGGGCCACACACCTCTTGACCTCACTCGCAGTAGCAAG GTGAAGACCTTGCTGCTAAACGCTGCTCAGGACACCATGGCGCCGCCGCTGACCCCGCCCAGCCCTGCAG GGCCAGAGATACCCCTTGAAGATACAGTCCTACAGAACCTGGAGCATTTGCTTGACGGGCCAGGAGCCCAGGGCAGCTGGGCGGAGCTGGCAGAACGGCTGGGGCTGCGCAGTCTGGTGGACACGTATCGAAGGACAGCCTCGCCCAGTGGCAGCCTCTTGCGCAGTTACCAG cTGGCTGGTGGCGACTTGGCAGGCCTGCTGAATGCCCTGTCTGACAtgggcctggaggagggggtgaggCTGCTGAAGGGTCCAGAGACCCAGGAAAAGCTGCCCAGCACAG CAGAGGTGAAGGAGGACAGTGCCTATGGGAGCCAGTCGGTGGAACAGGAAACAGAGAAGCTGGGCCCACCCCCTGAGCCGCCAGGAGGGCTCTGCCACGGGCGCCCCCAGCCTCAGGTGCACTGA